A DNA window from Fragaria vesca subsp. vesca linkage group LG3, FraVesHawaii_1.0, whole genome shotgun sequence contains the following coding sequences:
- the LOC101309131 gene encoding mitochondrial import inner membrane translocase subunit TIM50-like — protein sequence MPSLTMKAQSSTGCLKEKNGLRVCQKSHMISKQACSYAKRSEHTTDFNSCKCQAVSSSTQVSTGENGSGEAIHEFDEEDSKILIQSCDSPTKRAEPFPACPSNMETIFSPSFDPIEVRSEANSEPNAESDAGLGAGDSDDNRISCDDHNCDVSDFYISDMIISSLPFSGDAFADDICETNCFPDYKYAEPNILFDVSEQYMLLPFLEDTVRNSNSNNLDDKLYQEAVMDTDRAGLYLEIGQMRPCLQDTVINSSDSDQAECFDPQLFMKNLPELSDVVSNFQTNLLPEEASKRKSVTLVLDLDETLVHSTLEHCDDSDFTFTVFFNMKEHMVYVKRRPHLQTFLERVAEMFEVVVFTASQSIYAEQLLDILDPYRKFISRRVYRESCIFTDGSYTKDLTVLGVDLAKVAIIDNTPQVFRLQVNNGIPIKSWFDDPSDSALISLLPFLETLVNADDVRPIIAKRFGNKE from the exons ATGCCATCATTAACAATGAAGGCTCAATCAAGCACAGGATGTTTAAAAGAAAAAAATGGCCTTCGTGTCTGTCAGAAATCACACATGATTTCTAAGCAAGCATGTTCTTATGCGAAGAGATCTGAACATACGACAGATTTCAACTCTTGTAAATGTCAGGCGG TTTCTTCAAGCACACAAGTTTCTACTGGGGAAAATGGAAGTGGTGAAGCAATTCATGAGTTTGATGAAGAAGATTCTAAAATTCTGATTCAATCATGCGATTCTCCAACAAAAAGAGCG GAACCCTTCCCCGCCTGCCCATCAAACATGGAGACGATTTTTTCTCCTTCTTTTGACCCCATTGAAGTCCGTAGCGAAGCAAATAGTGAACCAAATGCTGAGAGTGATGCAG GGTTGGGAGCTGGTGACAGTGATGATAACAGGATTTCATGTGACGATCACAATTGTGATGTTTCAGATTTCTACATTTCTGACATGATCATTTCGAGCTTACCCTTCAGTGGGGATGCATTTGCTGATGATATTTGTGAAACAAATTGCTTTCCGGATTACAAATATGCTGAACCAAACATCTTGTTTGATGTTTCTGAGCAATACATGTTATTGCCTTTTCTAGAAGACACTGTCCGAAATAGTAATTCTAATAATCTTGATGATAAATTATATCAAGAAGCCGTTATGGATACAGATCGGGCTGGCTTGTATTTAGAAATTGGTCAAATGAGACCCTGCCTCCAGGATACTGTTATTAACTCGTCTGACTCAGATCAGGCAGAGTGCTTCGATCCACAGTTGTTTATGAAAAATCTACCTGAGTTATCAGATGTCGTATCGAACTTTCAGACCAATTTATTGCCTGAGGAAGCTTCAAAACGCAAGTCTGTAACTCTTGTACTTGATTTGGATG AAACACTGGTTCATTCTACATTAGAACATTGTGATGATTCAGACTTCACATTTACTGTCTTTTTCAACATGAAAGAGCACATGGTATATGTGAAACGGAGGCCACACCTCCAAACGTTCTTGGAGCGAGTTGCAGAAATGTTTGAAGTTGTAGTTTTCACTGCCAGCCAAAGCATCTATGCTGAGCAACTTCTTGATATATTGGATCCATATCGGAAGTTTATATCTCGCCGAGTTTATCGTGAATCATGCATTTTCACAGATGGCAGTTACACTAAAGATTTGACAGTTTTAGGGGTTGATCTTGCAAAAGTTGCCATAATTGATAATACTCCACAG GTTTTCCGCTTGCAAGTCAATAATGGAATTCCCATAAAGAGTTGGTTTGATGATCCATCCGACAGTGCATTGATTTCATTACTTCCCTTCCTAGAAACCCTGGTTAATGCTGATGATGTCCGCCCCATAATTGCCAAGAGATTCGGTAACAAGGAATAA